From one bacterium genomic stretch:
- a CDS encoding anhydro-N-acetylmuramic acid kinase, with the protein MNSFAEITQKTERLVIGLNSGTSMDSMDIALIRIQGNGLSTHLHLQMYNHFLFPDGLKEYVLTSADKGGFKDISQLNILLGRVLANTVSEFLDLLGINAKDVDLIGSHGQTVFHHPNTERLFRYNIHSTLQIGDPSVIAQETGIVTVGDFRSADVAVGGSGAPLTPYLDYIVFRSDTKNRGVLNIGGIANFSVLDKNGRLEDITAFDTGPGNMMIDYITQKFLAQPCDKDGGIARTSAVHEELLKELMHHAYLFQSLPKTTGREIFGQHYCQHLIAHYPRVSPEEFIATFTEFTAQSIFDQYTRFVQPQAAWDELIVSGGGARNIFLMERLKYYFKNVDIKLSSDFGIPTDAKEAILFALLANEAVSGNPANIPNVTGAKKKAVLGKICLP; encoded by the coding sequence ATGAACTCGTTCGCTGAGATAACACAAAAAACCGAGCGGCTGGTCATCGGGCTTAATTCCGGAACTTCCATGGATTCGATGGACATTGCGCTTATTCGGATTCAGGGCAATGGGTTGTCCACACACCTGCATCTTCAGATGTACAATCATTTTTTGTTTCCGGACGGTTTGAAAGAATATGTTCTCACGAGCGCGGATAAAGGCGGCTTTAAAGATATTTCGCAGCTAAACATATTATTAGGGCGGGTTTTAGCCAATACAGTAAGTGAGTTCCTCGATCTGCTTGGCATCAACGCAAAGGACGTCGACCTTATCGGCTCCCACGGTCAAACGGTCTTTCATCACCCCAACACGGAGCGATTATTCAGGTATAATATCCATTCCACATTACAGATCGGCGACCCTTCGGTCATTGCGCAGGAAACGGGTATTGTGACGGTCGGCGATTTCCGCTCGGCCGATGTTGCCGTCGGAGGCAGCGGCGCCCCACTGACGCCCTATCTGGACTATATCGTTTTCCGCAGCGACACCAAAAATCGCGGCGTGCTGAATATCGGCGGTATTGCCAATTTTTCCGTTCTGGATAAGAACGGAAGGCTGGAAGATATCACCGCATTCGACACCGGGCCCGGCAATATGATGATCGATTATATCACCCAGAAATTCTTAGCACAACCCTGCGACAAAGACGGCGGCATTGCGCGGACATCAGCCGTGCATGAAGAGCTGCTGAAGGAACTGATGCATCACGCGTATCTATTTCAGTCGCTGCCTAAAACAACAGGCCGGGAAATATTCGGCCAGCATTATTGCCAGCATCTTATTGCTCATTATCCCAGGGTTTCCCCGGAAGAATTCATTGCCACTTTTACCGAGTTTACGGCTCAGTCCATTTTCGATCAATATACGCGTTTCGTTCAGCCGCAGGCGGCGTGGGACGAACTCATCGTCAGCGGGGGAGGGGCGCGGAATATTTTTCTAATGGAAAGATTGAAATACTATTTTAAAAATGTGGATATCAAACTTTCTTCTGATTTTGGCATTCCCACTGACGCCAAAGAAGCGATACTCTTTGCGCTTTTAGCCAATGAAGCGGTTTCAGGAAATCCTGCCAATATTCCGAATGTGACCGGCGCAAAGAAAAAGGCGGTTTTGGGAAAAATTTGTCTGCCGTGA
- a CDS encoding outer membrane beta-barrel protein — protein sequence MKTIITLLFVLILTGISHSQDKKKVGLGMSIGTTTFYAAANQTPTRLVFTSIYLPIHISDKFKIEPELGFTHYTASSDYSDQSNTGIKFGIGFFGKKPIEQTHVYYGVRLGIIRESEDYSYDGYGSDKEKSTHKFIGPAFGAEHFFSPAFSFGGETQFIYTIFDTGSSSFDLNSLDNRVHLFLRWYWN from the coding sequence ATGAAAACGATCATCACACTATTATTCGTTCTGATATTGACGGGGATAAGCCACTCCCAAGACAAAAAGAAAGTCGGACTAGGTATGTCCATTGGTACAACAACTTTTTATGCAGCGGCAAATCAGACGCCTACACGGCTTGTTTTCACTTCGATCTATCTTCCCATTCACATCTCGGATAAGTTCAAGATAGAACCGGAGTTGGGTTTTACGCATTATACAGCATCGTCTGATTATTCGGATCAATCGAATACCGGTATTAAATTTGGAATCGGATTTTTTGGAAAAAAGCCCATCGAACAAACCCATGTGTATTATGGAGTTCGGCTGGGGATCATTCGTGAATCTGAGGATTATAGTTATGATGGTTACGGTTCAGACAAGGAAAAAAGCACACACAAATTTATTGGTCCAGCGTTTGGAGCGGAGCATTTTTTTTCTCCGGCATTTAGCTTCGGAGGCGAGACCCAATTTATCTACACGATTTTTGATACCGGAAGCAGCAGCTTCGATCTGAATTCTCTTGATAACCGTGTTCATTTATTTTTGCGTTGGTACTGGAATTAG